In Haloarcula salinisoli, one genomic interval encodes:
- a CDS encoding ABC transporter permease, with translation MNTNTVQFVTLVRREILRFVRRPYNTFLPPIITNTLYFAVFGVILGSRIGEIAGVSYLQFVLPGLVVLGAISDSFENASFTIFHGRWNDYIQAVLTSPMSNRSMVTAYVSASALRGIVTSLLIVGVGLVFTSVPVANPLYLVAFLVIITTLFGGLGVIGGLWASDFDYLTVMNQFILRPLVFFGAVFYSLDVLPPLWRNVSLLNPMVYMVNGVRYGMIGVTEIDPNTSLLVLTGVTVVVLAIDLLLFKRGYGLAE, from the coding sequence GTGAACACGAACACGGTCCAGTTCGTTACGCTAGTCCGTCGGGAAATCCTCCGATTCGTGCGACGCCCGTACAACACGTTCCTCCCCCCAATCATCACGAACACGCTGTACTTCGCGGTGTTCGGTGTGATACTCGGCAGCCGAATCGGTGAGATTGCGGGCGTGAGCTACCTCCAGTTCGTCTTACCGGGGCTCGTGGTTCTGGGAGCTATCTCGGACAGCTTCGAGAACGCCTCCTTTACCATCTTCCACGGGCGATGGAACGACTACATCCAGGCGGTGCTGACCTCGCCGATGTCGAACCGCAGTATGGTGACGGCCTACGTCTCGGCGAGCGCGCTCAGAGGTATCGTCACCTCCCTGCTGATCGTCGGTGTGGGGCTGGTGTTCACGTCCGTCCCCGTCGCCAATCCGCTGTATCTGGTCGCGTTCCTGGTGATTATCACCACACTATTTGGCGGCCTCGGTGTTATCGGGGGCCTCTGGGCGAGTGACTTCGACTACCTCACCGTGATGAACCAGTTCATCCTCCGACCGCTGGTGTTCTTCGGCGCTGTGTTCTACTCGCTCGATGTCCTGCCGCCCCTCTGGCGGAACGTCTCCTTGCTCAACCCGATGGTGTACATGGTCAACGGCGTCCGCTACGGGATGATTGGCGTCACGGAAATCGACCCGAACACCTCGCTACTCGTCCTGACTGGCGTGACCGTGGTCGTGCTGGCGATCGACCTCCTGCTGTTCAAGCGCGGCTACGGGCTGGCCGAGTAG
- a CDS encoding DUF5611 family protein: MREYKMRRGEHLEDRVPDMEAFVEEYFGPVTDTEEHNGSDLLVVDEPDNPVFERVVAGTVSYGSKKDKLALHIDERPAEEVIAEGHVDAAEDAVSKKNNFLEEATGRDAKARRDSLKRDVEDDADAPDNV; this comes from the coding sequence ATGCGAGAGTACAAGATGCGGCGCGGCGAGCACCTCGAAGACCGCGTCCCGGACATGGAAGCGTTCGTCGAGGAGTATTTCGGTCCAGTAACCGATACGGAGGAACACAACGGCAGTGACCTCCTGGTCGTCGACGAACCCGACAATCCGGTCTTCGAGCGCGTCGTCGCCGGCACCGTCTCCTACGGGAGCAAGAAGGACAAGCTGGCGCTGCACATCGACGAGCGCCCGGCCGAGGAGGTCATCGCCGAGGGCCACGTCGACGCCGCCGAAGACGCCGTCAGCAAGAAGAACAACTTCCTCGAAGAGGCGACCGGCCGCGACGCCAAGGCCCGGCGGGACTCGCTGAAACGCGACGTCGAGGACGACGCCGACGCGCCCGACAACGTCTGA
- a CDS encoding DUF7093 family protein, whose product MGLKCSVIGHKYGEAEVEREREEQGSEVVITIQERETCKRCGKTRIVSENKEVTAIETPSDIAGDMIDDAEPEGDETADADDASVEDDSSADTTAEDETTPAADEQQPAVSGESDAPEDSTVDAVDPDADDAEILDDGDDESVAGGDSELENPSTEVSVAEAEELDAEESAVASDPEEDDGMIIDGDDEDESAVDDREPGEWPDEPDDDGDDWTPETVATEADEDDEESSEVEPFGGAGVTVPNGQFSCPECDFTTDVASSSLRAGDFCPECHKGALVNTAE is encoded by the coding sequence ATGGGTCTCAAATGCTCCGTCATCGGGCACAAGTACGGTGAGGCGGAAGTCGAACGCGAACGGGAGGAACAGGGCAGCGAGGTCGTTATCACGATTCAGGAACGTGAGACCTGCAAGCGCTGCGGGAAGACGCGTATCGTCTCGGAGAACAAGGAAGTGACCGCCATCGAGACGCCGTCGGACATCGCGGGGGACATGATAGACGACGCCGAGCCGGAGGGCGACGAGACGGCGGACGCTGACGACGCGTCGGTCGAGGACGATTCGTCCGCCGACACGACGGCGGAGGACGAAACAACTCCGGCGGCGGACGAACAGCAGCCAGCGGTGTCGGGCGAGAGCGACGCCCCCGAGGATAGCACTGTCGACGCCGTGGACCCCGACGCCGACGATGCGGAGATTCTCGACGACGGCGACGACGAGTCGGTCGCTGGTGGGGACAGCGAACTCGAGAACCCGTCGACCGAGGTGTCGGTGGCCGAGGCCGAGGAGCTGGATGCCGAGGAGTCGGCGGTCGCGAGCGACCCGGAGGAAGACGACGGCATGATAATCGACGGTGACGACGAAGACGAGTCGGCGGTCGACGACCGGGAGCCGGGCGAGTGGCCCGACGAACCCGACGACGACGGCGACGACTGGACGCCCGAGACGGTGGCTACCGAGGCGGACGAAGACGACGAGGAGTCGTCGGAGGTCGAGCCGTTCGGTGGGGCGGGCGTGACGGTCCCGAACGGGCAGTTCAGCTGCCCCGAGTGTGACTTTACCACCGACGTGGCCTCGAGCTCGCTGCGGGCGGGCGATTTCTGTCCCGAGTGTCACAAAGGGGCGCTCGTCAACACCGCAGAGTGA